The window AAAACTCTACGATACCTACGGCAGCGACTGGCAGCGCGAGAAAGACCGGCCGCCGCCATACTCAAGGTACAGCGGCGGGGCTGGCCCTGGTCCCGAGGGCTTCTCCCGGTCTTTCCACTTTGATGGTGGTGGATTTGGCGGTGGTGCGGGTTTTGAAGACATCTTCGAAAACCTCTTCCAGCAAGGTGGGGCAGGTGCAGGCCGGCGGCAGGGTTACAGCGACGATTTTCCCGGTCAGTCGACGGAGGCGGAGATTACCATATCGCTGCATGATGTGTTCAACGGCGCCAGCAAAACCCTGACCTTGCAGTCCTATGAACTTGGGCCAGATGGTAGGATGCAGCCGGTTTCCCGGACCCTCCAGGTAAAAATCCCCAAAGGCATCACCGACGGAGCGGTTATCAGACTGGCCGGACAGGGCGGAAAGGGCAGTGGCCGCGGCGGCGATGGCGATCTCCTGCTGCGTATCCATATCGCCCCTGATCCGCGGTTTAAGACCGAAGGTCACGATCTGTACACGGTTGTTGCCGTATCGCCCTGGGAGGCGATGCTCGGCGCCGGTATCCCGGTTGAGACCATGGACGGGACGGTGAATCTGTCGGTACCGAGGGGGTCCCAGAATGGTCGCAAATTGCGGCTACGCGGCAAGGGCCTGCCAAAGCGCAGTGGTGGAGCCGGGGATATCCTTGTCGAACTGGAGGTCCGATTGCCCGACCAGATAACCGAGGAAGAGGAGAAGCTTTTCCTGCAGATGGCCAAGACCTCAAGATTCAACCCGCGGATGAAAAAGGCCCAGAGGGCCGGCGGCCAGCCTGCTGAGTAGGTCCAGCCGGAGCAATTCTTAGCCCTTTTTTGGGCATAAGGAATATTTCTCCCTGCACTTCCCTGGAAAGCCTTTTTCCTTTGTCATCGGCGAACACCGGCTATTATAATGAGCAGAAGACGATAATCCGCCTGGTTCCGGCCGGCCATGTCATGGTTGGATCCAGGAGGTCTTTTCATGCACAAGCATGATCTTCCACTTTGGGGCCTGAACATGGAAAAACAATTCTCCGGCAGCTGGGCGCGCCTGTTGTGCTGCGTCTTCCTCGTTGTGGCGGGTATGGCAACGGTGCAAGCGGCTGCCAAGCCAACGGTTGCGGTCCTCGATTTTGAGAGTATTGGCTCGGAGGACTATCTCGGCAAGGCGGTGGCCGAGATTATGCGCACCGAGCTGGTCGGTACCGACCGTTTCCGGGTCGTTGAGCGGGCCCAGATCAAACAGGCGCTGACCGAACAGACCCTGCAGCTGAGCGGCACCATCGACACGGCGAGCGTTGTCCAGCTCGGCAAACTGCTTGGCGCCGACCAGATCATCGTCGGTTCGGTGGTGAAGATCGGCAGCGCCTATACCATCAACTCACGGATGATTGATGTCAAGACCGGCGAGGCCAGGCTCGGCCGCAACGTCACCGGCGACGACCTGAACCTTTTGACCAGCCTCAGCCGCGACCTGATCTCCGGACTCTTCGGGACCGAGAAAAAGGGCGGGGCGGCAGATCCTTCGGCGGCCAGGCAGCCGGCACCGGCAGCACCAGCGGCCGAGAAGATTGCCGCCGTCGCGAGAGAGGAGAAAGCTGGGAGAATCGCGGTTGCAGCAGCGGGTCCGGCGATCACCTGGGACTTCGAGACCGGCGATCAGCGCGGCTGGACCAGCGCCGGCGAGGCCTTTTCCCACCAACCGACCTACGGCGACAACCCGACCGCCCGCAATCGCGGCCAGGCCTCGGCGCATCAGGGAAATTACTGGATTGGCGGCTTCGAGCTGCGTCCCAATCCGTCCTTCCCGGCCGGTGGTGTGCAGGGTGACGGGCCGCAGGGCACCCTGACCTCGCAGCCGTTCACTATCTCCTCGTCGACCATCAGCTTTCTTATCGGCGGCGGCTGCGACCTGGAGCGCGAGTATGTGCAGCTCCTGATAAACGGCCGCACCCAGATGAAGGCCACCGGCTGGTGCCACGAGACGATGCAGCGGATGTACTGGAACGTCGCCAATCTGCAGGGCCACGAGGCCCGTATCCAGCTGGTTGACCGGTCAAGCGAAGGCTGGGGGCATATTAACGCCGACGATTTCCGTTTCGAATGATGCACTCCCCAAAAAGTGGGCAGACATCTTGATGGCAGGATGATCCACAGAGTCTTCCCTGTGCCGTTTTCTGTTTTTGTCCTCCTCCAGAGGGCTTACTATACTTACTAAAGAGACGGGTTTTCCTGTATACGGTTTTGAGGAAGTGGCCGCGCCGCACAGCCTGAGCTCATGCGAATGCCAGAGGCTTATCGGCGATAGAAGAACTTCGGCAGCATTCACATTCCTGAAGTCATCGAGCAGACCAATCCGATACCTTACCTCTTCGACGAAGATTTACAGGGGAGGCCTCGGGCAACCGCGAGAATGCGCACCATCACCCTCGTTTTGCTTGGGGGAAGGGCAGGACAGGAGGTGGCCGGCATGTCTTTCTCTATGCTTGACCAGGCGGTCCTTGACACTCCAACAATGTGCTTGTTTAATCAAGAGTAAGGAAGATTGTCATTTCCCCTGTAATCGCGTCGTACGGCAACAAAACAAATACTGGAGGCATCGCAAATGAAAAAAATGGTTATTGGATTGGCGTTATTGACTTTCATAGCCTCTCCGGCGCTGGCAGCAGAGAGGACATGGCTGAATGATGTGCAACCGATCATTAATGCCAAGTGTGTTTCTTGTCACGGTCCCGGCCAGCCGGAATACAATGAGTGGCGCCTTCTCAGTGAAGAAAAGCAAAAAACCGTTGCCCCAAGGATGGATACCTACCCGCACTTCATGAGTTTTGTGCTGTGGCCAGCAACTGGGGCTGTTATGCGTCGGCTCGACAATGTTAAACCCGGCAATATGTATGAGTATCTAGGCGAAAATGAGGCGGCACGAGCCGCAAACCTCACTATTATCAAAGAGTGGCTTGGTGAAGGTGCCTGGAACCAGAATCGGTGGAAGGCTCGCGGTGACGTTCCGGGAATAACCAAAGAACAATTGGAATCAATTAAGGCCAAATATTAGCGCCATTAGCACCGGAGAAAGCAATTTTGGCGTTTTCATTCACTCTTAATCAAGAAAGTGAATGAGTTCCAGCTCCTCAAAGGTGCAGAGCATTACCTGGCTGCAAATTTGAGGAGCAGCATGGCTGGAAGGTAACCTGCTATTCCTTCATGACATCCCCTGCTGATCTCGCTGGGGGCAATCACCATTATGACCCGGAGTCTTAGAGGGCAAGTTATTTCCTGCTGAAAAAGGCGAGCCACAAGGCACCCAAAAGGCCGGCCACGAAGGACGCCAATAAAATTGCCATCTTCGAGCTATTGATTATTTCCGCATTGCCGGCAAAGGCGAGGTTGGTGATAAAGATCGACATGGTAAAACCAATCCCGCCCAAAAAGCCGGCGCCGAGGATATGCTGCCACCTCAAGTCACCGGGAAGGCGACAGATCCCGCAAGCTATACCAATCAGGCAAAAGAGACTTATACCGAGCGGTTTCCCCATAACCAGGCCCCCAATAATACCCAGGCCGTTGCTGCTGAACAGCTCCTTCTGCCAGCCACCGGCGTCAATGATAATTCCCGTATTGGCCAAGGCAAAAATCGGCAGTATCGCGAAGGCAACCGGTTTCTGCAGGAAATGCTCCAGACGGTGCGAGGGAGACGCCGCATCATCAGTTTTCGCCGAAAAGGGGATGGCAAAGGCCAGCAGTACCCCGGCAATGGTGGCATGAACGCCGGATTTGAGCATGCAGAACCACAGCAGCGCGCCACCCAGCAGGTAGGGAGCAAGCCTTGTGATACGAAAGATGGTGTTGCATGTCAGCAAGAGGATAAAAATGCCAAGGGCGGCGAAGAGATACGGCAGGGAGACCTTCGCCGTATACAACACGGCGATGACAATAATCGCCCCCAGATCATCGATTACCGCGAGTGCGGTCAAAAAAATCTTTAACGACGCGGGAATGCGGTCACCCAAGAGTGCCAAGACCCCCAGGGCAAAGGCAATATCGGTTGCCATGGGAATGCCCGCTCCAGGTTGGGCCGCTGTCCCGGCGTTCAGGGAGTAATGGATAAGCGCCGGCACACAAATGCCGCCGACCGCGGCAATAATCGGCAAAAGGGCGCTGTTGAAGTTGGCAAGCTCACCGTTGTACATCTCCCGTTCCAGTTCTAAGCCGACAAACAGGAAAAACACCGCCATCAGTCCATCATTCACCCAATGTTCGAGGGTCAGGCCGGCAAACTCGTGGCGCCAAAAATCAAGGTAGGCCGGACCGACAGAGGAATTGCTGAGCAAAAGCGCGATGACGGTGCAAAGGATTAAGAGTATGCCGCTCCATTTTTCTGCGTTAAAAAAGTTGGTAAAGGTTTTGGAAAGGCCGGTGGTCATGTCATTTTCCAGGAGGATGAGGCCGAAAAAACAACCGCTTGTACTACCATGGCCATGCAGCTTGCCACTCCCGCCTGATATCGGTACAGGCAGAAAAGGAGGCAATCAGGATCTGATCATCTCTTCCGCCAGCATCCGGTCAATGAAATCGAGGGCAAAGGTGCGCTGGGCAGTGGTGGCGTGGGCGATGCAGGTGCAGTGCAGGTTGCTCTTGCTGCGCACCAGCAATTCAAATTTGACCGCGCTGCCGGTTAGTTCGACTGCCAGATAAAAAGGGCCGTGTTCCTCATGGCCCTGCTGGGCGGCGGAATGCAGATCGGGCGGCAGTTCCAGCCAGTACAGGCCGATCATCGGCCCCTGTTTAAGGGTTCTTTTCAGATAAGAGTCAATATTGTCGCGCTCCATCGGACTGAGTTCGTCTATGACAAATTGGCGCATGGCAGTTCCTTCGTATTATTTTTCATGGGTTTTTCGATTTATTCCAGGATCTACAGGAAATCGGCGGCGATGGCCGATAGCGGGCTCCGTTCGCTCTTACTGAGGGTGACGTGTCCGTAAAGGGGCTGACCCTTCAATTTTTCAACCGCATAGGCAAGACCATTGGACGAGGCGTCGAGGTAGGGGTTGTCGATCTGGTTGGGATCGCCGGTCAGCACCATCTTGGTGTTTTCGCCGGCCCTTGAGACAATGGTTTTCACCTCGTGCGGCGTGAGGTTTTGGGCCTCGTCGACGATGACGAACTGGTCGGGAATCGATCTGCCGCGGATATAGGTCAGGGCCTCCAGTTCGAGCTGCTGGGATTTGAGCAGTTTGTCGATCTTGGTCTGCACTGTGCCGTCTTCGATTGTGTGGCCGAGGCGCATCAGGTAGCTGAGATTGTCAAAGATCGGCTGCATCCAGATGCTCAGTTTTTCGTCTTTGGTGCCGGGAAGATAACCGAGGTCCTTGCCCATCGGAATGATGGGCCGCGACACCAGCAGCCGGTCGAAGGTCTCCGTACGCAGCACGGAGTGCAGCCCGGCGGCAAGGGCCATGAGGGTCTTGCCGGTACCAGCACGGCCCATCAGGGTAATCATCTTGATCTGCGGATCAAGGAGCAATTCCAGGGCCATCCGCTGTTCCTTGGAGCGGGCGTGGAGGTCCCAGGCACTGTCAAAGGCCGGTTCCAGGTGGACGAGATTGTCCGTGCCGAGGGCCCTGGCAAGAGCGCTGTGCTTCGGGTTGTCCCGGTCTTTCAGGAGAACGAATTCATTGACGTAAAAATCGCCATCGGCGATGGTCGTACCCTTATCCTTGTAAAAGGCATCGATGACTTGCCCTGTCACCGCCATCTCCCGCCAGCCATTGTAGGGGATGTCGGAGTCATAGTGCTCATGGAGGAAGTCCATGACCTCAATGCCCAGGGCATCGGCCTTCAGGCGGGCGTTGATGTCCTTGGAGACGAAGATGACCTTGTGGCCTTCCGCCGCCAGATGGGTGGCGACGGCGAGGATCCGGTGGTCCGGTACCGACATGTCGAGAAAGGTGCCGGAGATGCTCCGTTCGTCCATCGATATCCGCAGCATGCCGCCGTTGTCGAGGGCGACGCCGTCGCGCAGGTTTCCCTGGGAACGGAGCTGGTCGAGATGGCGGATGACATGGCGGGTGTTGCGGCCGAGCTCGTCGTTGGCCCGTTTAAAGTTGTCGAGTTCCTCGATAACCGTCATCGGCAGCACGACGCAGTTGTCGCCGAAGGAATTGATCGCTTCGGGATTATGCAGCAGAACGTTGGTGTCGAGGACGAAATATTTCGGTGGTTTCATATATCGAGCCAGGTGGTGTCGGAGTTGAGGTTTTCGCAGCCGCCCTCGCGAACGACGACCATGTTTTCAAGGCGTATGCCGCCCCAGCCGGGGATATAGATGCCCGGCTCGATGGTGACCACCATCCCTGCGCGCAGTTTCTTGGTGTTATTTGTGGAAACCCTGGGTTCTTCATGGACTGCAAGGCCCACGCCATGGCCGAGGGAGTGGCCGAAATATTCGCCGTAGCCGGCATCGCTGATGATTCTGCGGGCGGCCTGGTCGACATCGCAGGCCCTGGCCCCGTCCCGTACCGCCGCCATGCCGGCCAGCTGGGCCTTGCGCACCAGGCGGTGCAGTTCGCGGTAGCGGTCGTCGGCGGTCCTCGGTACGAAGTTCCTGGTCATGTCCGAGCAGTAGCCGCCGAGCACCAGGCCCATGTCGATGGTCAGCGAGGCGTCGGGCTGCAGGTAGGAGGGGCTTGGGACGGCATGGGGCAGGGCGCCGTTTGCGCCGCTGGCGACGATGGAGGCAAAGCTCGGGCCCTCGGCGCCGCGGCGGCGCATTGTTGCCTCGATGGCCAGGGCGATCTCGATCTCCGTGGCATAGTTATAAAGCGATTCGTAAATCTCAGCAAAGACCCCTTCGTTGAGGCGCACCGCCTGGCGAATCTGTTCGATCTCCTCATCGTCCTTGATGGTGCGCAGGTCCTCAATTAACCCCACCAGGGAAACGGTGCGGATGCCGCGTTTGTCGAGGGCCGTGGTCATCTTCTCAGCGGTGGCGAAGAGGGTGTAGTTGCCCTCAAAGGCAAGGGAGCTCACCCCCATCTTCGGCAGCAGTTCCTCAAGCAGGTGCATCACTCCCTTGGGGTAGAGGATGACCTCGGCCCAGGGGACATCCCGCTCCGCCTGGATCTTATAGCGGAAATCGGTGAGCAGCCGGATCTCGCCCCTGGCCGGAACCAGGAGGAGGCCGGCGGTCTCGGCGATGCCGTGGTCGCCGCCCCGGTAGCCGCAGAGATAGCGGCGGTTTTCCGGGCAGCTGACCAGCAAGCAGTCGAGTTTCTTGCGTCGCAACCGGGCCTGGACTGCGGCTATCCGTTTTAAGTAGTTCATGTCGACTTGACCGTGGATTGTCGGCTATCAGCCTTTGGCGGGGGAAAGCAGCTGGAGAATCATCCCCTTGCGCTGATCCATGGCATCGTTGTATTGGCCGTTCAGCCCGGTCAGCATCCGTGCCAGCTCTTCCCGGTACTGCGGGTGCATCGCCGGGTTGATGTTGGCTTTGCCGGGCTGTCCTCCCCTGGCGGCGGCCTGCTGCTCCAGCTGTGCCCTGATTGCCTGCTCCAGCTGCTGGGTCATCTGCTCCTTGTGCTGCTCGTACTGTTTGAGGATCTGATCGAGCTCCCGGCAGATGGTGATGACCTCATTCTTTGTGGCACCCAGGGCGAGGATTGCCTGCAGGGCCCGTTCACCCGAGGTCTGCAGTTCCTTGGTGCGGGGCAGGACGACGTTGCGGAGCAGGGTCTGGGCCATGCCCTTGCCGACCTCTCCCTGTTCAGCGGCCGGCTGGGAAGTGAGTTCCCGGCTGAGGTCGATGTCCTTGCCATTCATATAATCGGCGGCCAGACGCATGCCTTTTTTTACCAGGGCTTCATTGTCGATAACCGGAGCGGCCGAGGCGGCCATCCGGGCGGCACGTTCCATTACCATGTCCATTGTGCTTTTTATTTCTGCCATTGTCATATTCCTTGGTTGAAAGGACCTGTGCGGGCACAGGTGAAAACCCCCTTGTGCTGACGGGGGCTTGGGCTGTTTTCTGAGGGTCTGGAGAATGTACAACAGACCCGGGTCCTTGGCAAAGAAAAACCTGGGCATCTGCGGCCTGCGGCTAGCGGCGCTGCATCCGCGCGGCGAAGAAGCCGTCGATGGTGGCGTCCGGGCGGGGGGCGAAACACCGGTCGACGATAAAGCGGCGGGCCGCCTCCGGCAGGTGTTCGCTGCAGTCGGTGAGGTGCAGGGACCGATGACCGGCAAGAAAGGCGGTGATCAACTGGTGGTTTTCTTCAGGCTCGAGCGAACAGGTGGCGTAGACCAGAACCCCTCCGGGGGCGAGGAGGGCAGCGGCGTGGTGGAGGATGTCAAGCTGTTCCTCCTGGTAGCGGCAGAGGTCCTCCGGCCTGCGGTTCCAGCGGATGTCGGGATGCCTGCCGGTTACTCCGGTACCGGAACAGGGGGCATCGATAAGGATGCCGTCGAAAAATTGCCCGTCTTCCGCGGCAAACTGCTGCAGGTTCTTGGCATGGATGTGTACTGCCGGGGCCTTGCCGAGCCGGATGAGGTTTTCCCTGAGCTTTTCCAGGCGATAGATCTCCGGCTCGACGGCGTGGACATCCAGGGCGTGGTCCGCGGCAAACTGGAGGAGGTGGGTGGTCTTGCCGCCAAGTCCGGCGCAGCCGTCGAGATATCGGCCGCCGCGGCGAAAGGGGCCGAGGAGAGCGGTGGCCAGTTGCGCCGCCTCGTCCTGCACCTGGAAGAGCCCTTCGGCAAAGCCGGGGATGGCGGGGATGCCGCCCTGGTATTCTGGGAGGACCACTGCCTCTGGGGCATAGCTGCCGGGCTGGGCGGTGATCCCGGCCTCTGTGAGCAGCAGGCAGAAGTCGTCCCGGCCGATTTTTTCGCCATTGGTACGCAACACCAGGACCGGTTCGCGGTTGTTGGCAGCGCAGATCCGCAGGGCTTCCTCCCGGCCGAAATGGTCCTGCCACCGGGTAAACAGCCATTCCGGGTGATTGACGACAGGCCCGCCGTCCTTCATGAATCGGGCCCGGACGGTCAGCGCCTCCTTTTGCCGGATCGACTGACGGAGGATGCCGTTGACAAAGCCCCAAAGTCTTTTCGGGATCTTCTGTACCTTACAGCATTCGACCATTTCATCGACCGCCGCCGACTGGGGGATGCGTTCGAGAAAGAACAGCTGATACAGGCCGACTGCCAGGACCTGGTGGATGAAGGGGTCGATCTTTGCCAGGGGTGTCGTTGACAGCAGCTCAATGATGCGGTCGAGGTACTGGCGGTTGCGCAGTACCCCGTAGACTAGCTGCATCGCCAGATTGCGTTCGATGCCGGGCAGAGTGTATTTGCGAATTCCCTGTTGCAGCAAAGGCTTGACCGGAGAGCGGTCGACGTAGAGCCGGCAAAGTGTCTGGGCGGCGACAAAGCGCGCCGTTGGTATTGTTGGTTTTTTCTGCAAAATTTGTGGACCGGGACTGTGTGTTTGTCTGTGCGGCATCTGTTCCCCCACCCCAGTAACCCCGGCTTTCAAAAGAATACGAGCCGGGGTGTCAGGTCAGCGGCGGATTTTTTCAGCCAGTGCATTCAACCCTTGCGCAAAATGGCGCGCAGCTCCCGCAAAATCCTGAGGCATAAAAACCCCTCTGGCATCCATCAGCCACACCCCGTCTTTATGCCAGATTTTGCACGGTGTGTCCGTTGATGCCGCCAACTCAGGCTCAAGCCAGGTGTCCTTTGAAGGCTGCTGCCTTGTACTCCCTTCCGCGGGGGTAGCCTTGTCGTCAACGACCAGAATCGGCACTTCCGGAAGCACGCTCTTCGGGGTTATAAAGGTGAAGCCAAACAGATCATCCATGACCTCAGCCGCCAGGGTATATTCCTGGATAATTTGATTCTTCCGTGCTTCCAATTGCTCTTTATAGCGAAGCACCTGATCGACGACCTCGGGTTTTTTGCCAGCTGATTTACGAATTCTCGGGTCGAAACGGCGCTTTCCTTCAACAAAAAGAAGCTCCCGTTTCTCGGGAAGCAAAAAGACCAGATCGATCATACTGGCGTCTTTGTTTGTCTTTGCAGCTTCACCAAGGGAGGCAAACCTGGCCTCAACATCAAGAAGGATTGGCGCATTGTTCACCGCGTGGATGGAAGCAAAGGAGAAATACGTATATACCTTGGAAAGCTGATAGCTTTCGAGACTTCCGTCTTGCGCCCTAGCGCGACACATATCGAGGATAGCGTTTAAATGGACAATCTCGCCGTATTCATTTTTAAAAGGAAAGGTTGGAAATGAGATATCTTTTGATTTGGCTCCAGGCCTTCTCTTGCCGCGGTTGACAAACCAATCATTGCTTTTGTAGGTATCTCTTGTCCGCCTGACCGCCCGCTGTCCACTGCAGTAAAAATCGAGGGTGTTTTCCCGGATTGCCGGGAACAATACACCGTCCCGGACTTTGGCCTTCAGTTCCTCATAGGTGTCGCATTGCTTGAATTTCACATGATGGGCAAACTTTCGCGCAAATTGCTTCTCAGGGACATTTTGGCTCATTTTCTCTCCAGGTAATTTTTGAATGTGACAGACCAAGACTTTTCCATTGCTTCACATAATGCCTCGTTATCGAGAATGGTACCATTCGAAAAATGATCTGCATATCCTTTCTTGTCCTCGATTGGAAACGGTACCAGTACCGTCGGCCGCAGGACCTTTGGATCGGCCCTATACACTGCTGCCACCTTTCGGCTATACTATGCATCGTTTTTAAAATAATGTTGAAGGAGTTCCCTAAAGATTTTTATTATGAGCCGGCAGGCTGTAATTTACCAACCGCCGCTTGGACAATATGGTATGCTCCGTTGAGCAAGATCGTATATTTTCTTCAACCGTACCTCTCACCCATTAAAAGCTTATGCAAAAAGTAAATTGGTTCATTATTTGGCTTCTTGCGGCGACGCTCTTTGCCGGATTGGCCCAGGCCTATACCAAAGAAGAGGTGGTAAAGCGCGGCACTCTCCGTTGTGGAGTTTCCACCGGCACACCTGGCTTTGCCAGCGTCGACGCCGGGGGCAAATGGAGCGGCATGGATGTTGATATCTGCCGGGCGGTGGCGGTGGCCGTTCTTGGCAATCCGGCCAAGGTCGAATACCTGCCTCTTGCCGAGGGAGGGGAGTTCACCGCCTTGATGACCGGTGAGGTGGACATCCTCTCCCGCCACTCAACCTGGACCTTTGCCAGGGATTCAGGGCTGGCCGTCCATTTCGCAGGTGTCGTCTACTATGACGGACAGGGTTTGATGGTACCGAAAAAACTTGAGGCCAAACGTGCCGCCGACCTGAAAAAGGTGAAGATTTGCGGGCCTGTCAACAATGCCCCGTTTGAACAAAACCTCGTTGATTTTTTAGAGAAAAATCGTGTCGAATATGCCGTCGTCCGCTATGAAACCATAGAGATGGCGGTTAAGGGCTTTGAAAAAGACGACTGTGATGTCCTGTCCCTGCCGCAGTCCGCTTTATACGGTCTGCGACTGGGGCTGGCCGACCCTGCGAATGCCGTGGTCCTCCCTGAGGTTATAGGCAAGGAAC of the Desulforhopalus sp. genome contains:
- a CDS encoding DnaJ domain-containing protein translates to MAMKAKNYYDILGVTKTATDEEIQRAYRKLARKYHPDVSKDKDADKKFKELNEAREVLKDPEKRKLYDTYGSDWQREKDRPPPYSRYSGGAGPGPEGFSRSFHFDGGGFGGGAGFEDIFENLFQQGGAGAGRRQGYSDDFPGQSTEAEITISLHDVFNGASKTLTLQSYELGPDGRMQPVSRTLQVKIPKGITDGAVIRLAGQGGKGSGRGGDGDLLLRIHIAPDPRFKTEGHDLYTVVAVSPWEAMLGAGIPVETMDGTVNLSVPRGSQNGRKLRLRGKGLPKRSGGAGDILVELEVRLPDQITEEEEKLFLQMAKTSRFNPRMKKAQRAGGQPAE
- a CDS encoding CsgG/HfaB family protein, whose product is MHKHDLPLWGLNMEKQFSGSWARLLCCVFLVVAGMATVQAAAKPTVAVLDFESIGSEDYLGKAVAEIMRTELVGTDRFRVVERAQIKQALTEQTLQLSGTIDTASVVQLGKLLGADQIIVGSVVKIGSAYTINSRMIDVKTGEARLGRNVTGDDLNLLTSLSRDLISGLFGTEKKGGAADPSAARQPAPAAPAAEKIAAVAREEKAGRIAVAAAGPAITWDFETGDQRGWTSAGEAFSHQPTYGDNPTARNRGQASAHQGNYWIGGFELRPNPSFPAGGVQGDGPQGTLTSQPFTISSSTISFLIGGGCDLEREYVQLLINGRTQMKATGWCHETMQRMYWNVANLQGHEARIQLVDRSSEGWGHINADDFRFE
- the nhaA gene encoding Na+/H+ antiporter NhaA, whose protein sequence is MTTGLSKTFTNFFNAEKWSGILLILCTVIALLLSNSSVGPAYLDFWRHEFAGLTLEHWVNDGLMAVFFLFVGLELEREMYNGELANFNSALLPIIAAVGGICVPALIHYSLNAGTAAQPGAGIPMATDIAFALGVLALLGDRIPASLKIFLTALAVIDDLGAIIVIAVLYTAKVSLPYLFAALGIFILLLTCNTIFRITRLAPYLLGGALLWFCMLKSGVHATIAGVLLAFAIPFSAKTDDAASPSHRLEHFLQKPVAFAILPIFALANTGIIIDAGGWQKELFSSNGLGIIGGLVMGKPLGISLFCLIGIACGICRLPGDLRWQHILGAGFLGGIGFTMSIFITNLAFAGNAEIINSSKMAILLASFVAGLLGALWLAFFSRK
- a CDS encoding PhoH family protein, whose protein sequence is MKPPKYFVLDTNVLLHNPEAINSFGDNCVVLPMTVIEELDNFKRANDELGRNTRHVIRHLDQLRSQGNLRDGVALDNGGMLRISMDERSISGTFLDMSVPDHRILAVATHLAAEGHKVIFVSKDINARLKADALGIEVMDFLHEHYDSDIPYNGWREMAVTGQVIDAFYKDKGTTIADGDFYVNEFVLLKDRDNPKHSALARALGTDNLVHLEPAFDSAWDLHARSKEQRMALELLLDPQIKMITLMGRAGTGKTLMALAAGLHSVLRTETFDRLLVSRPIIPMGKDLGYLPGTKDEKLSIWMQPIFDNLSYLMRLGHTIEDGTVQTKIDKLLKSQQLELEALTYIRGRSIPDQFVIVDEAQNLTPHEVKTIVSRAGENTKMVLTGDPNQIDNPYLDASSNGLAYAVEKLKGQPLYGHVTLSKSERSPLSAIAADFL
- a CDS encoding Xaa-Pro peptidase family protein, with amino-acid sequence MNYLKRIAAVQARLRRKKLDCLLVSCPENRRYLCGYRGGDHGIAETAGLLLVPARGEIRLLTDFRYKIQAERDVPWAEVILYPKGVMHLLEELLPKMGVSSLAFEGNYTLFATAEKMTTALDKRGIRTVSLVGLIEDLRTIKDDEEIEQIRQAVRLNEGVFAEIYESLYNYATEIEIALAIEATMRRRGAEGPSFASIVASGANGALPHAVPSPSYLQPDASLTIDMGLVLGGYCSDMTRNFVPRTADDRYRELHRLVRKAQLAGMAAVRDGARACDVDQAARRIISDAGYGEYFGHSLGHGVGLAVHEEPRVSTNNTKKLRAGMVVTIEPGIYIPGWGGIRLENMVVVREGGCENLNSDTTWLDI
- the rsmB gene encoding 16S rRNA (cytosine(967)-C(5))-methyltransferase RsmB, coding for MPHRQTHSPGPQILQKKPTIPTARFVAAQTLCRLYVDRSPVKPLLQQGIRKYTLPGIERNLAMQLVYGVLRNRQYLDRIIELLSTTPLAKIDPFIHQVLAVGLYQLFFLERIPQSAAVDEMVECCKVQKIPKRLWGFVNGILRQSIRQKEALTVRARFMKDGGPVVNHPEWLFTRWQDHFGREEALRICAANNREPVLVLRTNGEKIGRDDFCLLLTEAGITAQPGSYAPEAVVLPEYQGGIPAIPGFAEGLFQVQDEAAQLATALLGPFRRGGRYLDGCAGLGGKTTHLLQFAADHALDVHAVEPEIYRLEKLRENLIRLGKAPAVHIHAKNLQQFAAEDGQFFDGILIDAPCSGTGVTGRHPDIRWNRRPEDLCRYQEEQLDILHHAAALLAPGGVLVYATCSLEPEENHQLITAFLAGHRSLHLTDCSEHLPEAARRFIVDRCFAPRPDATIDGFFAARMQRR
- a CDS encoding amino acid ABC transporter substrate-binding protein encodes the protein MQKVNWFIIWLLAATLFAGLAQAYTKEEVVKRGTLRCGVSTGTPGFASVDAGGKWSGMDVDICRAVAVAVLGNPAKVEYLPLAEGGEFTALMTGEVDILSRHSTWTFARDSGLAVHFAGVVYYDGQGLMVPKKLEAKRAADLKKVKICGPVNNAPFEQNLVDFLEKNRVEYAVVRYETIEMAVKGFEKDDCDVLSLPQSALYGLRLGLADPANAVVLPEVIGKEPLGTVVRQGDDVWLAIVRWSLYAMINAEELGITSQKAEELKSSNKLEVRRLLGLEGAAGKTLGLKDDWAFQIVRQVGNYGEVYERNLGSKSLLKIDRGLNNLWNKGGLQYAPPFR